A single genomic interval of Mycobacterium sp. DL592 harbors:
- a CDS encoding 2-hydroxyacid dehydrogenase — protein MTVLLVGKPEPSLAAELSQRDPLAQPPAHDPQAVTVILSCGRPGVDADLIASLPNLQAIVNFGAGVDAIDLEAAGARGIAVSNTPDVLTDTVADVAVGLMLDTMRGLSAADRYVRAGNWPARGPYRYTRDLSGSRVGILGLGRIGSAIATRLAGFDCAIAYHNRREVPGSPFRYAASAVELAGSVDVLVVATAGGPDTTRLVDRAVLEALGPQGFLINIARGSVVDEDALVQLLANGGLAGAGLDVFAHEPQVPAALFELDNVVLLPHVGSNTARARTAMARLALRNLDEWLVHRRLLTPVT, from the coding sequence ATGACCGTTCTTCTGGTGGGTAAGCCCGAACCGTCGCTGGCCGCCGAACTGTCGCAGCGGGACCCGCTGGCGCAGCCGCCTGCACACGACCCGCAGGCCGTCACCGTGATCCTGTCCTGCGGGCGCCCCGGGGTCGACGCCGACCTCATCGCGTCGCTGCCGAACCTGCAGGCGATCGTGAACTTCGGCGCCGGTGTCGACGCCATCGATCTCGAGGCCGCCGGCGCCCGCGGGATCGCGGTGAGCAACACCCCCGACGTCCTGACCGACACTGTCGCCGACGTCGCGGTCGGCCTGATGCTCGACACGATGCGCGGACTGTCGGCCGCCGACCGCTACGTGCGCGCCGGAAACTGGCCGGCCCGCGGTCCGTACCGCTACACCCGCGACCTCAGCGGCAGCCGGGTCGGAATCCTCGGGCTGGGCCGCATCGGCTCGGCGATCGCCACCCGGCTGGCCGGATTCGACTGTGCCATCGCCTATCACAATAGGCGCGAGGTACCCGGCAGTCCGTTCCGCTACGCGGCCTCGGCGGTCGAGCTGGCTGGTTCCGTCGACGTGCTCGTGGTGGCCACCGCGGGCGGCCCGGACACCACCCGCCTCGTTGACCGCGCTGTTCTGGAAGCGCTTGGGCCGCAGGGCTTTCTGATCAACATCGCCCGCGGCAGCGTCGTCGACGAGGACGCTCTCGTGCAGCTGCTGGCCAACGGGGGACTGGCCGGTGCCGGGCTGGACGTCTTCGCCCACGAGCCGCAGGTTCCCGCGGCACTGTTCGAGTTGGACAACGTGGTGCTGCTGCCGCACGTCGGCAGCAACACCGCCCGGGCCCGAACCGCGATGGCGCGCTTGGCGTTACGCAACCTCGACGAGTGGCTGGTCCACCGGCGACTGCTCACGCCGGTCACCTAG
- a CDS encoding guanylate cyclase: protein MTVHTVSLTQALNETRTGDVWLFRGGSGPDRAIQTLTNAPINHVGMTVAIDDLPPLMWHAELGQKLTDMWTGTNHRGVQLNDAREAVEQWLFHYGQRCWLRQLHPHASPEQEDRLLKVIARMDGTPFPSTARLTGRWIRGQLPTVSDWTRGIPFLHKKVRESAERRKTAKRESGLETAYCAETVAITYEEMGLIRTEKNENWFDPGRFWSGDTLPLIEGSRLGDEIEVMPG, encoded by the coding sequence GTGACCGTGCACACCGTGTCGCTGACACAGGCGCTCAACGAGACCCGTACCGGGGATGTCTGGCTGTTTCGCGGCGGGTCCGGCCCGGACCGGGCGATCCAGACGCTGACCAACGCCCCGATCAACCATGTCGGCATGACGGTGGCGATCGACGACCTGCCGCCGCTGATGTGGCATGCCGAACTCGGCCAGAAGCTGACCGACATGTGGACCGGGACCAACCATCGCGGCGTGCAGCTCAACGACGCCCGGGAAGCCGTCGAGCAGTGGCTGTTCCATTACGGCCAGCGCTGCTGGCTGCGCCAGCTGCACCCGCACGCCAGCCCCGAACAGGAAGACCGGCTGCTCAAGGTGATCGCCAGGATGGACGGCACGCCGTTCCCGTCGACCGCCCGGCTGACCGGCCGCTGGATTCGCGGCCAGCTCCCCACGGTCAGCGACTGGACGCGGGGTATCCCGTTCCTGCACAAGAAGGTTCGCGAATCCGCCGAGCGGCGCAAGACCGCCAAGCGTGAGAGCGGCCTGGAAACCGCCTACTGCGCGGAGACCGTCGCCATCACCTACGAGGAGATGGGGCTGATCCGCACCGAGAAGAACGAGAACTGGTTCGACCCCGGCCGGTTCTGGAGCGGTGACACGCTGCCGCTGATCGAGGGCTCCCGCCTGGGCGACGAGATCGAGGTCATGCCCGGCTGA
- a CDS encoding cytochrome P450 produces the protein MVATRDVVDVQSLPLAPANPLPWPEKLRALRTFHTGFEKLRDAGGPVTRLTLGPAWLIPPMVVVTSPQGGRDVLGRTDDFVDKNRVHEEFRNLLGGNLFSFMHDDWLPRRRSLQHIFTKQHVRVFGGHMAQAAQAICDSWVGSDIIDLDRQCRLLTLRALGRSVLGIDLDQRSQVIADSLGTATTYITDRGMRPVSAPAWLPTPARRRARKAARTLHDLAMEILTACRRDPGRDAPLIRALMDTVDRQTGLPLSDDAICQELILFMLAGHDTTSTALTYSLWQLGRHRDLQDRVRAEVDALGHDRPAPEDAGHLTYTVQVLHEALRLCPPGAALGRTAMRDIEVDGYRVTAGTMLGFGVWAVHRDPALWPDPLVFDPDRFTPERMKQLDRWQYLPFGAGPRSCIGDHFAKLEATLALATIISRCEIVSLTDDFPVTVPFTAVAAAPVLARVASR, from the coding sequence ATGGTCGCCACCCGAGACGTCGTGGATGTGCAGAGTCTGCCGTTGGCGCCGGCGAACCCGTTGCCATGGCCGGAGAAGCTGCGTGCCCTGCGCACGTTCCACACCGGGTTCGAGAAACTGCGCGACGCGGGCGGCCCGGTGACGCGGCTGACACTGGGGCCCGCGTGGTTGATTCCGCCCATGGTCGTGGTGACCTCACCGCAGGGCGGACGCGACGTGCTGGGCCGCACCGACGACTTCGTGGACAAGAACAGGGTTCACGAGGAGTTCCGTAACCTGTTGGGCGGTAACCTGTTCAGCTTCATGCACGACGATTGGCTGCCGCGCAGACGCAGCCTGCAGCACATCTTCACCAAACAGCACGTCCGCGTCTTCGGCGGCCACATGGCGCAGGCGGCACAGGCGATCTGCGATTCGTGGGTCGGCAGCGACATCATCGACCTCGACCGCCAATGCCGACTGCTGACGCTGCGTGCACTGGGCCGCTCGGTGCTCGGTATCGACCTCGACCAGCGCAGCCAGGTGATCGCGGACTCGTTGGGCACGGCCACCACCTACATCACCGACCGCGGCATGCGCCCGGTCAGCGCACCGGCGTGGCTGCCGACCCCCGCCCGCCGCCGGGCCCGCAAGGCGGCCAGGACCCTGCACGACCTCGCGATGGAGATTCTCACCGCCTGCCGGCGCGACCCAGGCCGCGATGCCCCGCTGATCAGGGCGCTGATGGACACGGTCGACCGCCAGACCGGCCTGCCGCTGTCCGACGACGCGATCTGCCAGGAGCTGATCCTGTTCATGCTCGCCGGACACGACACCACCTCGACCGCACTGACCTACTCGTTGTGGCAGCTGGGCCGGCACCGTGACCTTCAGGACCGGGTGCGCGCCGAAGTCGACGCGCTGGGCCACGACCGTCCGGCACCGGAGGACGCCGGGCACCTCACCTACACGGTGCAGGTGCTCCACGAGGCGTTGCGGCTGTGCCCGCCCGGCGCGGCGCTGGGGCGGACTGCCATGCGCGACATCGAGGTCGACGGCTACCGCGTCACGGCGGGCACGATGCTCGGCTTCGGCGTCTGGGCCGTGCACCGTGACCCTGCGCTGTGGCCCGACCCGTTGGTGTTCGACCCCGACCGGTTCACGCCCGAACGGATGAAGCAGCTCGACCGCTGGCAGTACTTGCCGTTCGGCGCCGGACCACGCTCGTGCATCGGCGACCACTTCGCCAAGCTGGAGGCGACTCTGGCACTGGCGACGATCATCAGTCGCTGCGAAATCGTCTCGCTCACCGACGACTTCCCGGTGACGGTTCCGTTCACCGCCGTCGCCGCCGCTCCGGTGCTGGCCCGCGTCGCCTCGCGGTAG
- a CDS encoding LuxR family transcriptional regulator, whose protein sequence is MGVLNWPFLGRESEVAQIQTALAGRGQGCGVLLLGDAGVGKTTLARGVTQTLRAETHWVAGAESAREVPLGAFAHLLTPPMPKDPVALLANAFEAVRRRKIAVIGVDDVHLVDHLSATLLHQLAVEGAVRILATARVGEPVPETITALWKDGYLSRLDVTPFTRAQAVALIEAALGGRLERLSADLIWQASGGNALFVRHFVEGALEADTLRSVNGVWQLRGQAAVGSTLGPLLSSRLDRLPPDEKRALHLLAFAEPLPLEVLSELADSDTLERVERRGLIRIDDSTGPVEVFFTHALIGEVIRTGLGRVASRRLQSELLAAMQNHPPRTPAERIRRAELALDADAPIDLTALMRAAEDAIALTNVTVAERLARAAVSRGGGLLASELLARSLLWQGKANESEAILGSFDPDTLTEFELTRWGIARVATLQWSIGDAAAAGEILAMLQQRVTHPAARLVVDGLAAALAVLDSRLDEAAERAERVLADPAAPPIAIGWAVFGGTMAAGLAGRRGDAERLAARGHQIADKIDGLLRFLLALAEVRALTLGGSFAAAQDRSGDIVRITSSGQFRGRAMANVLAATVEFGRGELGVAASRLEETLAALSDETAASWNIPARLLLAQCYCGLGRDADAVPLVAELRAHVRSGGTMFDPTVLIVEAWLSAAEGHLTGAVEKAVRAADVAAKTGQRTVELLALHAAARFGDRACLRRLIDVAELIGGPLAAADAAHAAGLLNNDAAQVYSAAHDFERNGALLSAADAAAQASRMFDAAGKRRQSLEAAATADRLAKVGGGLKTPALRVTAQPLPLSAREREIASLVARGLTNRDIAQRLVVSTRTVEGHVYRMFSKLNVTDREELAALVRGSD, encoded by the coding sequence GTGGGTGTGCTGAACTGGCCGTTTCTCGGACGAGAGAGCGAAGTCGCCCAGATCCAGACCGCATTGGCCGGACGGGGGCAGGGCTGTGGTGTCCTGTTGCTCGGCGACGCCGGGGTGGGCAAGACCACCCTGGCCCGTGGCGTAACCCAGACCCTGCGCGCCGAAACCCATTGGGTGGCAGGCGCCGAGTCGGCCCGCGAGGTCCCGTTGGGGGCGTTCGCCCACTTGCTGACACCACCGATGCCGAAAGACCCGGTTGCCTTGCTGGCCAACGCTTTCGAAGCGGTCCGGCGTCGCAAGATCGCCGTGATCGGAGTGGACGACGTCCACCTCGTCGACCACCTGTCGGCGACCCTGCTGCACCAGCTGGCGGTGGAGGGGGCGGTGCGGATCCTGGCCACCGCGCGCGTCGGTGAGCCCGTCCCGGAGACCATCACGGCGCTGTGGAAGGACGGCTACCTCAGCCGCCTCGACGTCACCCCGTTCACCCGGGCCCAGGCGGTGGCCCTCATCGAGGCCGCGCTCGGCGGCCGCCTGGAACGCCTTTCCGCCGACCTGATCTGGCAGGCCTCCGGCGGCAACGCCTTGTTCGTGCGCCATTTCGTGGAGGGCGCCCTGGAGGCCGACACCCTGCGATCGGTCAACGGTGTCTGGCAGTTACGCGGGCAGGCCGCGGTCGGTTCCACGCTGGGCCCGCTGCTGAGCAGCCGGCTCGACCGGCTGCCGCCCGACGAGAAGCGCGCCCTGCACCTGTTGGCGTTCGCCGAACCGCTGCCGCTGGAGGTGCTCTCGGAGCTCGCCGACAGCGACACTCTGGAACGCGTCGAGCGCCGCGGACTGATCCGCATCGACGACAGCACCGGCCCCGTCGAGGTGTTCTTCACCCACGCCCTGATCGGCGAGGTCATCCGCACCGGACTGGGGCGGGTGGCGAGCCGGCGCCTGCAGTCGGAGTTGCTGGCGGCGATGCAGAACCACCCGCCGCGCACCCCTGCCGAACGCATCCGGCGTGCCGAGCTGGCACTAGATGCCGATGCGCCCATCGATCTCACCGCGCTGATGCGCGCCGCCGAGGATGCCATCGCGCTGACCAACGTGACGGTCGCCGAGCGTCTGGCCCGTGCCGCGGTGAGCCGCGGCGGCGGTCTGCTGGCCAGTGAGCTGCTCGCCAGATCGCTGCTGTGGCAAGGGAAAGCGAACGAGTCCGAGGCCATTCTGGGATCGTTCGACCCGGACACCTTGACCGAGTTCGAGTTGACCCGCTGGGGCATCGCCCGCGTCGCCACCCTGCAGTGGTCGATCGGTGACGCCGCGGCCGCCGGTGAGATCCTGGCCATGTTGCAGCAGCGGGTCACCCACCCTGCGGCACGGCTGGTGGTCGACGGCCTGGCCGCGGCGCTGGCGGTACTCGACAGCCGGCTCGACGAGGCCGCCGAGCGGGCCGAGCGGGTGCTCGCCGACCCGGCCGCACCGCCGATCGCGATCGGCTGGGCGGTGTTCGGCGGCACCATGGCCGCGGGGCTGGCCGGCCGTCGCGGCGACGCCGAGCGGCTGGCCGCGCGCGGACATCAGATCGCCGACAAGATCGACGGGCTGCTGCGTTTCCTGCTCGCGCTCGCCGAGGTGCGGGCGCTGACGCTTGGTGGCAGCTTCGCGGCCGCGCAGGACCGCTCCGGCGACATCGTGCGGATCACCTCATCGGGTCAGTTCCGGGGCCGGGCGATGGCCAACGTGCTGGCCGCCACCGTCGAGTTTGGCCGCGGCGAGCTGGGTGTGGCGGCGTCGCGGCTGGAGGAGACGCTGGCCGCGCTCAGCGACGAGACGGCGGCGTCGTGGAACATTCCCGCCCGGCTGCTGCTGGCCCAGTGCTATTGCGGGCTGGGTAGAGACGCCGACGCGGTGCCGTTGGTCGCCGAGCTTCGCGCACACGTCCGCAGCGGCGGAACGATGTTCGACCCGACGGTTCTCATCGTCGAAGCGTGGCTGTCGGCCGCCGAGGGTCATCTCACCGGCGCGGTCGAGAAGGCGGTGCGGGCTGCCGACGTCGCCGCGAAGACCGGCCAGCGGACCGTCGAGTTGCTGGCGCTGCATGCCGCGGCCCGGTTCGGCGACCGCGCCTGTCTGCGGCGGCTGATCGACGTCGCCGAGCTCATCGGCGGCCCGCTGGCCGCCGCGGACGCCGCACACGCCGCCGGACTGCTGAACAACGATGCCGCACAGGTGTATTCGGCCGCACACGACTTCGAGCGCAACGGCGCGCTGCTGTCGGCCGCCGATGCCGCCGCGCAGGCCTCGCGAATGTTCGACGCAGCGGGCAAGCGGCGGCAATCCCTGGAGGCCGCCGCCACCGCGGACCGGCTGGCCAAAGTCGGCGGCGGTCTCAAGACGCCTGCCCTGCGCGTCACCGCTCAGCCGCTTCCGCTTAGTGCGCGCGAAAGGGAGATCGCCAGCCTGGTCGCGCGCGGGCTGACCAACCGCGATATCGCCCAGCGGCTGGTGGTGTCCACCCGGACCGTCGAGGGCCATGTCTACCGAATGTTCAGCAAGCTCAACGTCACCGACCGCGAGGAGCTGGCGGCGCTGGTCCGCGGCAGCGACTGA
- a CDS encoding adenylate/guanylate cyclase domain-containing protein — protein MGWTIAVSVLAVLALAEAVALAVLWSRLQRSRQETEELRSRLDTRNLLWTGGREAVKTVWQTANLVRTQGFGGAVRSSIEDLADWADVERPDLARLAPDGNVVIMFSDIEESTALNERIGDRSFVKVIEAHDRQVRRLVKTNDGHVVKSQGDGFMVAFADPAAAVRCGVAMQQALARDAKKLRHNSIRVRIGIHMGKSVRRGDDLFGRNVAMAARVASQADGGEVLVSEPVRQAVADRDFDGGRDAELKGFAGTHRLYAVLN, from the coding sequence GTGGGTTGGACGATCGCGGTGTCGGTTCTGGCCGTGCTGGCACTCGCCGAGGCGGTGGCGCTGGCCGTGCTGTGGTCGCGTCTGCAGCGCAGCAGGCAGGAGACCGAGGAGCTGCGTTCGCGGTTGGACACCCGCAACCTGCTGTGGACGGGCGGGCGCGAGGCGGTCAAGACGGTATGGCAGACCGCCAATCTGGTGCGCACCCAGGGTTTCGGCGGCGCGGTGCGCAGCTCGATCGAGGACCTCGCCGACTGGGCCGATGTGGAGCGTCCCGACCTGGCCCGGCTGGCGCCGGACGGCAATGTCGTCATCATGTTCTCCGACATCGAGGAGTCCACCGCGCTCAACGAACGCATCGGGGACCGGTCGTTCGTCAAGGTCATCGAGGCCCACGACCGGCAGGTTCGGCGGCTGGTCAAGACCAACGACGGACATGTGGTCAAGAGCCAGGGCGACGGATTCATGGTGGCCTTCGCCGACCCGGCGGCCGCCGTGCGCTGTGGCGTGGCGATGCAGCAGGCCCTGGCGCGCGATGCCAAGAAGCTGCGGCACAACAGTATTCGCGTGCGCATCGGCATCCACATGGGCAAGTCGGTGCGCCGCGGCGACGACCTGTTCGGCCGCAACGTGGCGATGGCTGCGCGGGTGGCGAGCCAGGCCGACGGCGGTGAAGTTCTGGTCAGCGAGCCGGTACGGCAGGCGGTGGCCGACCGGGACTTCGACGGGGGCCGCGACGCCGAGCTGAAGGGATTCGCCGGTACCCACCGGCTCTACGCGGTGCTGAACTAG